GCCCGGTTCGTCTCCAAGGGCGGCATGTATTTCGACGACAACATGGATCCCCTGATCGACAGCGATGAGGGGATCGCCGCACTCGAGGAGCAGGTGCGGCTGGTCCGCAACTACATGTGGAACGACGCGGTGACGGGCGACTGGTCCGTCGCCTACTCGCGCTTTCCCGAAGGTTCCGTCTTCTTCGCCTGGGCCTGGGCATCGCTGGGTAAGTGGGCGGAGGGCCCCGATTCAAAGGTCCGGGGCAGGGTCGGCTACATGGAGGTGCCCGGAACGCTACACGGGTCAAGGCTGGTTCGGGCGGTGCCGCACGTGGTAGGGTGGTCGTTCAGCGTGTCACGATACGGCAAGAATCCCGAGGCTGCATATCTCTTCGCTCAGTGGTTCACCGGGCCCACGGTGGGGCGGGACGCCATCGCCAGGGTTGGTACGCTCGACCCGTACCGGCTCCCATGGTACCAGGACGAACAGATGAAGGCGTCGTACGGAGCGGATTTCCTGCCGGTGCTTCTGGCCAACACCAAGAATGCATTCCCTGATCTGTCGGTGCGCGGAGCCAACGAGTACTTGGACGTATTGAACGTCAACTTGCAGCAGGCGTTTGCGGGCCAGAAGACCCCGGCTCGGGCCTTGAAAGATTCGGCTGCCGAGTGGCAGAAGATCACCAACCGCCTCGGACGGCGCCGCCAGGCAGAAGCGTGGCGCGAGGAACGCAACAACTACCCGGCGCACATCCAGGACGTCTGGCGCTCACTCGGAAAGATCGCGTAGAACGGCGGGCGGAGGTGAGAAGTGCCGATGGCTGCCGGCCCCCAGAGTCACGCGAAGCGGACGATGCGATGGAGTCAGGCACTGGGACGCTTCTTCAACGGAGAGAAGGTCTTTCAACTCACGCTGGTCGCGCCGTTGCAGCTCCTGATGTGGGTGCTGTTGATCGTGCCCACGGTCATCGTCGTCTATCTCAGCGTCGTAGGCTGGCAGCCGATTCTCGGCGTAGACTGGTGGCAGGCCCCTTTCGTGGGCCTCGAGAACTACCTGCGGGTTTTGAGTGACGCGCGTTTCTGGGAGGCCGTGGGGCGGACTCTGCTGATGGTGGTATTCGCCGTCGCGGCAGAGTTTGCCCTCGGCCTCGGCCTTGCGCTTTTGTTTCGCGCGGAGTTCGTCGGAAAGCGACTGGCAACGTCAGTTTTACTGTATCCGATGATGCTTCCG
This Bacillota bacterium DNA region includes the following protein-coding sequences:
- a CDS encoding extracellular solute-binding protein yields the protein ARFVSKGGMYFDDNMDPLIDSDEGIAALEEQVRLVRNYMWNDAVTGDWSVAYSRFPEGSVFFAWAWASLGKWAEGPDSKVRGRVGYMEVPGTLHGSRLVRAVPHVVGWSFSVSRYGKNPEAAYLFAQWFTGPTVGRDAIARVGTLDPYRLPWYQDEQMKASYGADFLPVLLANTKNAFPDLSVRGANEYLDVLNVNLQQAFAGQKTPARALKDSAAEWQKITNRLGRRRQAEAWREERNNYPAHIQDVWRSLGKIA